The following coding sequences lie in one Vibrio sp. ED004 genomic window:
- a CDS encoding tetrathionate reductase subunit A has translation MDNKRRQFLKTGLAAGGVGAFAAGYATTTKHMVHGAIDGTAGKKTNHIHHGNSLETEYSVDEQGKISPNPNQRVAPSMCFGCWTLCGLRVRIDNRNDEILRISGNPYHPLSSDQQIPFKTPVKDAYIGLSGESGINNRSTACARGNGMLEIQNSPYRITQPLKRVGKRGEGKWEPISYEQLISEITEGGDLFGEGDVEGLRSIRDIETPLDPNNPEYGPKANQLLVTNAGNEGRDDILKRFAFNSYGTRNFGHHGSYCGYAFRAGSGAIMNDLDKFSHLKPDFNNAEFILFIGMSPAQAGNPFKRQARQLAEARTNGKLSYTIVTPSLPAGSSSLAAGDRNNWLPIKPGTDSALVLGMVQWIIENQRYNHDFLSRPSAQAMQKAGTTHWCNASHLVISEEAHPQNGRMLRASDMGLLETGEPLSDDDGFIALDVTTSLLSSHIQVNEAALFVDQDVEIDGQTVRVKSSLQRLKEEAFKYDLAYYSEQCEIPQDQIIALAKRFTSYGTKAVVDTHGGNMHTNGFYNSFSILMLNALIGNINAKGGAMAKAGGYPTSAAGPRYDFTKFKGKTKPQGVFLSRSKFPYHKTSEYKRRVAAGESPYPTRAPWYPISAPLLTEHLSAAIDGYPYRAKAWINHMANPLYGVPGLDNLLGEKLKDPKQLGLIVSIDAFINETTALSDYLVPDTVTYESWGMATPWHGVATKAITARWPIVEPKTSRSQDGRAINLENFFIDLAKTLGLGGFGDNVIKDSQGNWHGIHSAEDFYLRSAANLAFVKGGVPNVDAEDIVWSGLERLVPVMNKTLKPEEMLKVAYIFARGGRFEDATNAYTNETMKYKWTKPLAIWNEKLGTSRNTISGEQYMGCPTWYPQKLADGTPLAEQFPAKEWPFTLTNFKSNIHSAVSNLSPRLESIKGVNPVYIHPQDASSAGIKTGDVFAIETPSSTTHALAMVIDGIKQGTLGFEHGFGHKELGERAHWIGDTQQPVKMKSNDGVNINDIGLIDPTREGKGVMLDWVVGAAARQALPAKIYKV, from the coding sequence ACCAATCACATCCATCACGGTAATTCGTTAGAGACGGAATACAGTGTTGATGAACAAGGTAAGATCTCGCCGAATCCAAACCAACGTGTTGCGCCATCTATGTGTTTTGGCTGCTGGACATTGTGTGGCTTACGTGTGCGTATCGATAATCGCAATGACGAGATTTTGCGCATCTCGGGCAACCCTTACCACCCGCTATCAAGCGACCAACAGATCCCGTTCAAAACGCCTGTAAAAGATGCCTACATTGGCTTGTCTGGTGAATCCGGTATCAATAACCGCTCGACAGCCTGTGCCCGTGGTAACGGCATGTTGGAGATTCAAAACAGCCCATACCGAATCACTCAACCGTTAAAACGTGTTGGTAAACGAGGTGAAGGCAAGTGGGAGCCAATCAGCTACGAACAACTCATCTCTGAGATCACCGAGGGGGGTGACTTATTTGGTGAAGGTGACGTTGAAGGCTTACGATCGATTCGCGACATCGAAACGCCACTCGATCCAAACAACCCTGAATACGGACCAAAAGCCAACCAACTGCTTGTGACCAATGCCGGTAATGAAGGTCGTGATGACATCTTGAAGCGTTTTGCATTTAACAGCTACGGTACTCGCAACTTTGGTCACCACGGTTCTTACTGTGGCTACGCGTTCCGCGCAGGTTCAGGTGCGATCATGAATGATCTAGACAAATTCTCGCACTTAAAGCCCGATTTCAACAATGCGGAATTCATTCTGTTCATCGGTATGTCTCCGGCTCAAGCGGGTAACCCGTTTAAGCGCCAAGCACGACAACTTGCTGAGGCTCGTACTAATGGAAAACTGAGCTACACCATAGTGACACCAAGCCTTCCTGCAGGTTCATCAAGCCTTGCTGCGGGCGATCGCAACAACTGGCTTCCGATCAAACCGGGCACCGATTCAGCATTAGTACTGGGCATGGTCCAATGGATCATCGAAAACCAACGCTACAATCACGACTTCTTGTCTCGCCCAAGCGCACAAGCGATGCAAAAAGCAGGCACCACGCATTGGTGTAATGCATCTCACCTTGTGATCAGTGAGGAAGCACACCCACAAAACGGGCGCATGCTTCGTGCATCGGATATGGGTTTGCTAGAAACGGGTGAGCCACTATCTGACGATGATGGATTTATCGCACTAGATGTGACAACGTCACTATTATCATCGCATATTCAGGTGAATGAAGCGGCTCTGTTCGTCGATCAGGACGTAGAAATCGATGGTCAGACCGTTCGTGTGAAGTCTTCTCTGCAAAGATTGAAGGAAGAAGCCTTCAAATATGACCTTGCTTACTACAGTGAGCAGTGTGAAATTCCACAAGACCAGATTATTGCCCTGGCGAAACGCTTCACCAGCTACGGAACGAAAGCCGTTGTTGATACTCACGGTGGCAACATGCACACCAACGGCTTCTACAACTCGTTCTCTATCCTAATGCTGAACGCGCTGATCGGTAACATCAATGCAAAAGGCGGGGCGATGGCGAAAGCAGGCGGCTACCCAACTTCTGCTGCCGGCCCTCGTTACGACTTTACCAAGTTCAAGGGTAAGACCAAGCCGCAAGGTGTATTCTTGTCTCGCAGCAAATTCCCGTATCACAAGACCAGTGAATACAAACGTCGTGTTGCGGCAGGTGAATCACCTTACCCGACACGCGCGCCGTGGTACCCAATCTCAGCACCGCTTTTAACCGAGCACTTATCAGCTGCGATTGATGGCTATCCTTACCGTGCAAAAGCGTGGATCAACCACATGGCAAATCCACTTTATGGCGTTCCGGGGTTAGATAACTTGCTAGGTGAGAAGCTTAAAGATCCAAAACAGCTTGGCTTGATCGTCTCTATCGATGCCTTCATCAACGAAACCACGGCACTATCAGATTACCTTGTGCCAGACACAGTAACCTACGAGAGCTGGGGTATGGCAACACCGTGGCATGGCGTTGCGACTAAGGCGATTACTGCTCGTTGGCCGATAGTTGAGCCTAAAACCTCACGCTCTCAAGACGGACGTGCCATCAACCTAGAGAACTTCTTTATTGATCTGGCGAAAACACTTGGCTTAGGCGGCTTTGGCGATAACGTAATTAAAGATAGCCAAGGTAACTGGCACGGCATTCATAGTGCGGAAGATTTCTACCTACGTTCTGCGGCTAATCTAGCGTTTGTTAAAGGCGGAGTACCGAATGTAGATGCCGAAGATATCGTTTGGTCTGGTCTAGAGCGCCTAGTGCCTGTGATGAACAAAACGCTTAAGCCAGAAGAGATGCTCAAAGTGGCGTATATCTTTGCGCGTGGCGGTCGTTTTGAAGACGCAACCAATGCCTACACCAATGAAACCATGAAGTACAAATGGACCAAACCTTTGGCTATCTGGAATGAGAAGCTGGGGACCTCTCGCAACACCATCAGTGGCGAACAGTACATGGGTTGCCCGACATGGTATCCACAGAAGCTGGCAGACGGCACGCCATTGGCAGAGCAGTTCCCAGCAAAAGAATGGCCATTTACTCTGACCAACTTTAAATCCAACATTCACAGTGCAGTATCTAACTTGTCGCCTCGCTTGGAATCCATCAAGGGCGTGAATCCGGTGTACATTCATCCGCAAGACGCCTCTTCGGCAGGTATCAAAACTGGTGATGTATTTGCTATTGAAACACCGAGTTCAACCACACACGCGTTGGCGATGGTGATAGATGGCATCAAACAAGGCACATTAGGCTTTGAACACGGCTTTGGACACAAAGAGCTCGGTGAACGTGCACACTGGATTGGTGACACACAACAACCAGTGAAGATGAAGTCGAACGATGGCGTTAACATCAATGATATAGGCTTGATTGACCCGACGAGAGAAGGCAAAGGCGTCATGCTCGATTGGGTGGTGGGCGCAGCAGCAAGACAAGCGCTTCCAGCTAAAATCTACAAAGTCTAA